A genomic segment from Bos taurus isolate L1 Dominette 01449 registration number 42190680 breed Hereford chromosome 1, ARS-UCD2.0, whole genome shotgun sequence encodes:
- the GNB4 gene encoding guanine nucleotide-binding protein subunit beta-4 isoform X1: MSELEQLRQEAEQLRNQIQMHAIPLRSSWVMTCAYAPSGNYVACGGLDNICSIYNLKTREGNVRVSRELPGHTGYLSCCRFLDDSQIVTSSGDTTCALWDIETAQQTTAFTGHSGDVMSLSLSPDMRTFVSGACDASSKLWDIRDGMCRQSFTGHVSDINAVSFFPNGYAFATGSDDATCRLFDLRADQELLLYSHDNIICGITSVAFSKSGRLLLAGYDDFNCNVWDTLKGDRAGVLAGHDNRVSCLGVTDDGMAVATGSWDSFLRIWN; encoded by the exons ATGCATGCTATCCCTTTGCGATCTTCCTGGGTGATGACCTGTGCTTATGCTCCCTCTGGTAATTACGTTGCTTGTGGAGGACTGGACAACATCTGCTCTATATATAACTTAAAAACCAGAGAGGGAAATGTGAGAGTGAGCCGAGAGTTACCGGGTCACACAG GCTACTTGTCCTGCTGTCGGTTTTTAGATGATAGCCAAATAGTTACAAGTTCAGGAGATACAACTTG TGCTTTATGGGACATTGAAACTGCCCAGCAGACCACCGCGTTCACTGGGCATTCTGGAGATGTGATGAGTCTTTCCCTGAGTCCTGACATGAGGACTTTTGTTTCCGGTGCTTGTGATGCCTCTTCAAAATTATGGGATATTCGAGATGGAATGTGCAGACAGTCTTTCACTGGGCATGTGTCGGATATTAATGCTGTCAGT tttttcccAAATGGATATGCCTTTGCCACTGGCTCTGATGATGCCACTTGCCGGCTCTTTGACCTTCGTGCAGACCAAGAGTTGTTATTGTATTCTCATGACAATATCATCTGTGGGATCACTTCCGTAGCTTTTTCAAAAAGTGGGCGTCTCCTGTTAGCTGGCTATGATGACTTCAACTGTAACGTATGGGACACACTCAAAGGAGATCGTGCAG GTGTTCTTGCTGGTCATGACAACCGTGTCAGCTGTTTAGGTGTAACTGATGATGGCATGGCTGTGGCAACAGGGTCTTGGGACAGTTTTCTTAGAATCTGGAATTAA
- the GNB4 gene encoding guanine nucleotide-binding protein subunit beta-4, protein MSELEQLRQEAEQLRNQIQDARKACNDATLVQITSNMDSVGRIQMRTRRTLRGHLAKIYAMHWGYDSRLLVSASQDGKLIIWDSYTTNKMHAIPLRSSWVMTCAYAPSGNYVACGGLDNICSIYNLKTREGNVRVSRELPGHTGYLSCCRFLDDSQIVTSSGDTTCALWDIETAQQTTAFTGHSGDVMSLSLSPDMRTFVSGACDASSKLWDIRDGMCRQSFTGHVSDINAVSFFPNGYAFATGSDDATCRLFDLRADQELLLYSHDNIICGITSVAFSKSGRLLLAGYDDFNCNVWDTLKGDRAGVLAGHDNRVSCLGVTDDGMAVATGSWDSFLRIWN, encoded by the exons GATGCTAGGAAAGCATGTAATGATGCAACACTTGTTCAG ATCACGTCAAATATGGATTCCGTGGGTCGCATACAGATGCGAACGAGACGCACGCTGAGGGGCCACCTAGCTAAAATCTATGCTATGCACTGGGGCTATGATTCAAG GCTACTAGTCAGTGCTTCCCAAGATGGAAAATTAATTATTTGGGATAGCTATACAACAAATAAG ATGCATGCTATCCCTTTGCGATCTTCCTGGGTGATGACCTGTGCTTATGCTCCCTCTGGTAATTACGTTGCTTGTGGAGGACTGGACAACATCTGCTCTATATATAACTTAAAAACCAGAGAGGGAAATGTGAGAGTGAGCCGAGAGTTACCGGGTCACACAG GCTACTTGTCCTGCTGTCGGTTTTTAGATGATAGCCAAATAGTTACAAGTTCAGGAGATACAACTTG TGCTTTATGGGACATTGAAACTGCCCAGCAGACCACCGCGTTCACTGGGCATTCTGGAGATGTGATGAGTCTTTCCCTGAGTCCTGACATGAGGACTTTTGTTTCCGGTGCTTGTGATGCCTCTTCAAAATTATGGGATATTCGAGATGGAATGTGCAGACAGTCTTTCACTGGGCATGTGTCGGATATTAATGCTGTCAGT tttttcccAAATGGATATGCCTTTGCCACTGGCTCTGATGATGCCACTTGCCGGCTCTTTGACCTTCGTGCAGACCAAGAGTTGTTATTGTATTCTCATGACAATATCATCTGTGGGATCACTTCCGTAGCTTTTTCAAAAAGTGGGCGTCTCCTGTTAGCTGGCTATGATGACTTCAACTGTAACGTATGGGACACACTCAAAGGAGATCGTGCAG GTGTTCTTGCTGGTCATGACAACCGTGTCAGCTGTTTAGGTGTAACTGATGATGGCATGGCTGTGGCAACAGGGTCTTGGGACAGTTTTCTTAGAATCTGGAATTAA